Proteins from a single region of Apium graveolens cultivar Ventura chromosome 7, ASM990537v1, whole genome shotgun sequence:
- the LOC141674247 gene encoding putative mitochondrial protein AtMg00860, with protein sequence MVSARGIAVNPKKIEAVINMEAPKCIKDIQKLTGRMAALRRFISKSAKKALPFFVVLKGLKNFEWGPKCQKEFKEVKEYLTKAPLLMRPDLKETLQLYLTVSV encoded by the coding sequence ATGGTCAGCGCCCGAGGGATAGCGGTGAACCCAAAGAAAATTGAAGCAGTTATCAATATGGAGGCTCCCAAATGCATCAAGGATATCCAAAAGCTGACCGGCCGAATGGCAGCCCTTCGGCGATTCATCTCTAAGTCAGCCAAGAAAGCACTCCCTTTCTTCGTCGTGCTTAAGGGGTTGAAGAATTTCGAGTGGGGGCCCAAATGTCAAAAGGAATTTAAAGAAGTAAAAGAATATCTCACCAAGGCACCACTCTTAATGAGGCCGGATCTGAAGGAAACTCTTCAACTCTACTTGACTGTGTCCGTCTGA
- the LOC141674248 gene encoding uncharacterized protein LOC141674248 yields the protein MLDRDSKTTKNKYARQVYNLYQFGLAKRNMPMTFSTEDYEYVIRPHEDPIIINPPIGQNKIWKVLVDTGSSANILFHKTYCKMNLAREKLEPCNEAPLYAFGGHPIQFEGTITLPVLLGKLPYTVEKPVKFYVVWIEIPYNTILGRPFLSTFEAVESIPHLMLKFPTEKWVGEMRSDQKTTRIIMLEDLEKDQAYENPDETGKRKRAEAEPSGSRERRGPLYPNDGRSLRPKRRSCWKLILLKKLSIPDWLANVVVVKKSNGKWRICVDYMDLNKACPKDHYTLPSIDQLIDASTGYQILSSLDAFSGNHEIAINDKDVPNTAFITPKATYAYIKMPFGLKNAGATFQRIVNKVFKEQNGRNMEAYIDDMPVKSLFQDHTKDLRKCFETL from the exons ATGCTAGACAGAGATAGTAAGACGACGAAAAATAAGTATGCTCGACAGGTGTACAACCTCTATCAGTTCGGCCTGGCAAAGCGCAACATGCCCATGACTTTTAGTACAGAAGATTATGAGTATGTCATTCGTCCACATGAAGACCCCATTATCATCAATCCTCCCATTGGACAAAATAAAATTTGGAAGGTGCTTGTGGATACTGGCAGCTCGGCCAACATCCTGTTCCACAAAACTTATTGTAAAATGAACCTGGCACGCGAAAAACTAGAGCCTTGCAACGAAGCACCACTCTACGCCTTCGGAGGACACCCAATACAGTTCGAAGGTACGATCACTCTTCCCGTCCTTTTGGGAAAATTACCATATACTGTTGAGAAGCCAGTAAAGTTCTATGTGGTTTGGATTGAGATTCCGTATAATACCATCCTGGGAAGGCCGTTTTTGTCAACCTTCGAGGCGGTAGAGTCCATACCCCACCTCATGCTCAAATTCCCAACTGAGAAGTGGGTAGGAGAGATGAGGAGCGATCAGAAAACAACCCGAATAATCATGCTAGAGGACTTAGAGAAAGATCAGGCCTACGAAAATCCAGATGAAACTGGAAAAAGAAAAAGAGCTGAGGCCGAACCCAGTGGAAGCAGaga AAGAAGAGGACCTTTATATCCGAATGACGGAAGGTCATTGAGGCCGAAGAGGAGATCCTGTTGGAAGCTAATTTTATTGAAGAAATTGAGTATCCCTGATTGGTTGGCTAATGTGGTGGTTGTTAAAAAATCCAACGGGAAGTGGAGGATATGCGTGGACTATATGGATCTCAACAAAGCTTGTCCGAAGGACCACTACACCTTACCCAGCATCGATCAACTAATAGATGCCTCGACCGGATACCAGATACTTAGTTCTCTTGATGCTTTTTCTGGTAATCATGAAATTGCCATAAATGACAAGGATGTGCCCAATACAGCGTTCATAACTCCGAAGGCAACTTATGCTTATATTAAAATGCCTTTCGGACTTAAGAACGCTGGAGCCACATTTCAGCGAATAGTGAACAAAGTGTTCAAGGAACAGAATGGCCGAAATATGGAGGCTTACATAGACGACATGCCGGTGAAGTCCCTGTTCCAAGATCACACCAAAGATCTGAGAAAGTGCTTTGAGACTCTCTGA